One Sediminibacillus dalangtanensis genomic region harbors:
- the whiA gene encoding DNA-binding protein WhiA, giving the protein MSFASEIKKELTKISTDTCCAQSELAALVRMNGAISLARQEYLLDVQTENAAIARRIYTLIKALYDYPVELLVRKKMKLKKNNVYIVRMKEGVRTFLDDLEILKEPFSFNHSISEKFTSKDCCRRSYLRGAFLAGGSVNNPETSSYHLEIYNFHKEHNDALCELMNSFDLHARKLERKKGYITYMKEAEKITELLTYMGAHQALFKFEDVRIVRDMRNSVNRLVNCETANLNKTIGAAFRQVENIKFIDRTVGIDALPEKLREIATLRVQHQDVSLKELGELVSTGKISKSGINHRLRKIDEYAEKLKKGEPLGN; this is encoded by the coding sequence ATGTCTTTTGCATCAGAGATAAAGAAAGAATTGACAAAAATTTCGACGGACACCTGTTGTGCTCAATCGGAGCTGGCTGCCCTTGTACGTATGAACGGTGCGATTTCCTTGGCGCGACAAGAGTACCTGCTTGATGTCCAAACAGAAAACGCTGCGATAGCTCGAAGGATTTATACGTTGATTAAAGCCCTCTATGATTATCCAGTTGAACTGCTTGTCCGAAAAAAAATGAAGTTGAAAAAGAACAATGTTTATATTGTCAGGATGAAGGAGGGGGTTCGCACTTTCCTTGATGATTTGGAGATTCTTAAAGAACCGTTTTCTTTTAATCATTCCATCTCAGAAAAATTCACGAGCAAGGATTGCTGCCGCAGGTCCTATTTACGTGGTGCTTTTTTGGCGGGTGGATCGGTAAACAATCCGGAAACCTCCTCGTACCATTTGGAAATTTACAATTTTCATAAAGAACACAATGATGCACTATGTGAATTGATGAATTCATTCGACTTGCACGCCCGCAAACTGGAACGCAAAAAAGGTTATATTACCTACATGAAGGAAGCAGAGAAAATCACAGAGCTGCTTACCTATATGGGGGCCCACCAGGCGCTTTTCAAATTTGAAGATGTGCGGATTGTCCGTGATATGCGGAATTCTGTCAATCGTCTGGTGAACTGCGAAACTGCCAACCTAAATAAAACGATTGGTGCAGCATTCCGCCAGGTAGAGAATATCAAATTCATTGATCGAACTGTCGGAATTGATGCCCTTCCAGAAAAACTCCGGGAGATTGCCACGCTTCGGGTTCAGCATCAAGATGTTTCCTTGAAAGAGTTAGGAGAGCTGGTTTCAACCGGAAAGATCAGTAAATCCGGCATCAATCACAGGTTGCGCAAAATCGATGAATATGCCGAAAAATTAAAAAAAGGTGAACCGCTCGGAAATTAG
- a CDS encoding class I adenylate-forming enzyme family protein, with the protein MNIPDLLAVQSRKYPEHEAIVTPDERLTYRQWNTAVNQLSSSLLELGLGKGDKVVLHMPNTKDFLICYFAVQRIGGVIVPINAKLVEQEAAFIMEHSDAKLFLTHEAVFPSVRNLPDKVEGIFAKTGRRFDQWLSIDQLILEGESDEISCKLTEDDEAALLYTSGTTGAPKGVLYTYRNILSVAVMICIEMTMKPDSRILHMMPLSHSAPLHLFMVAGTYVGAVHVLVPSFSPDLLLETVSREKTTHFFGAPIAYLATAKHPGIEEYELSSMEYWVYGGSPLSGSEVTFIQEKFSTKRLMCVYGLTEAGPNGTLLGFNDHPHKAGSIGHRAALNCEIKLVDEHGEEVEQGQIGEIILKGEGNMKGYYKDPDKTAETLKDGWLYTGDMAKRDKDGYYWVVDRKKDIIISGGVNIFPKEIENMLLSHPAIADAAVVGVPHPDWGETVKAYVVLEQEVEDLTAECRRFLDGKLADYKIPRLYEGLKALPRNATGKLLKGQLRKQPQH; encoded by the coding sequence ATGAACATTCCGGATTTATTAGCGGTCCAATCCAGAAAGTATCCAGAACACGAGGCGATAGTCACACCAGACGAACGGTTGACTTATCGTCAATGGAATACAGCTGTCAATCAGCTTAGTTCCAGTCTGCTTGAATTAGGTTTGGGAAAGGGCGACAAGGTTGTACTCCATATGCCAAATACAAAAGATTTTTTGATTTGTTATTTTGCAGTCCAGCGGATTGGCGGTGTCATCGTACCAATCAATGCCAAGCTAGTCGAACAGGAAGCTGCTTTTATCATGGAACACAGTGATGCCAAACTGTTCCTTACTCATGAAGCTGTATTTCCGTCGGTACGTAACCTGCCCGACAAAGTGGAAGGGATATTCGCGAAAACCGGACGGCGCTTTGATCAATGGCTGTCGATTGACCAGTTGATTCTGGAAGGGGAATCCGATGAGATATCCTGCAAACTGACAGAGGATGATGAAGCGGCTTTGCTATATACCTCTGGTACAACTGGTGCGCCAAAAGGGGTGTTGTACACGTATCGGAACATTTTGTCTGTGGCCGTTATGATTTGCATCGAAATGACGATGAAACCGGACAGCCGCATCCTGCATATGATGCCGCTCAGTCATTCAGCTCCGCTGCATTTGTTTATGGTGGCAGGCACGTATGTCGGGGCTGTGCATGTACTTGTCCCTAGTTTCAGCCCGGATTTACTGCTCGAAACAGTATCCAGGGAAAAAACCACCCACTTTTTCGGTGCACCGATTGCATACTTGGCGACTGCCAAACATCCCGGAATCGAGGAGTATGAATTATCCTCCATGGAATATTGGGTTTACGGGGGTTCTCCGCTTTCAGGATCAGAGGTAACTTTTATTCAAGAAAAGTTTTCGACAAAAAGGCTGATGTGTGTTTACGGTCTGACAGAAGCCGGTCCGAACGGCACGTTGCTCGGGTTCAACGATCATCCGCACAAGGCCGGCAGTATTGGCCATCGGGCAGCATTGAACTGTGAGATAAAACTCGTCGATGAACACGGAGAGGAAGTCGAGCAGGGCCAAATAGGAGAAATAATTCTGAAGGGCGAAGGAAACATGAAAGGGTATTATAAAGATCCGGACAAAACAGCAGAAACGTTAAAAGATGGATGGCTTTATACAGGGGACATGGCAAAGCGGGATAAGGACGGCTATTATTGGGTGGTCGACCGCAAAAAAGATATCATTATATCCGGGGGAGTCAACATTTTTCCGAAAGAAATAGAGAATATGCTGCTCAGCCACCCCGCAATTGCTGATGCCGCAGTTGTTGGCGTTCCGCATCCTGACTGGGGTGAAACGGTCAAAGCGTATGTGGTGCTGGAACAGGAAGTGGAGGACTTAACAGCCGAATGCAGACGATTCCTTGACGGGAAACTAGCTGATTATAAAATACCTCGTTTATACGAAGGATTGAAAGCGCTTCCTAGGAACGCGACAGGTAAATTGTTAAAAGGCCAGCTGCGTAAACAGCCGCAACATTAA
- a CDS encoding tetratricopeptide repeat protein → MQTSQKMKPPLNVDKVIPFIPEGDFYFTKGVEAFQKRKFDIAVKWMKKAVEASPEEPLFRCQLSIIYTEAGAYHMANQVLTEVLDAHGEEYVDCYYLIANNYAHLGLMNDAMKNAQQYLEQAPEGEFRQEAEELLQFLDIEEEDEDWDGIDDELLIFQETAFYHLERQEWDHALPLLHEMMALFPEHVTAKHEYSFALFFSGEETEAIALEEKWLEQEPQSLFCHTNLAVFYFQTGESDKAAAHIEALFNVYPLHSQQKLRVAVTLARTGHYQEAVQRFKALPKSYLQGHVSYYKWYSIAAFHTGNPSKALTLWEEGCKRHPFLSKDEGPWIHNHQ, encoded by the coding sequence ATGCAAACTTCGCAAAAGATGAAACCACCACTTAATGTTGATAAAGTCATCCCTTTTATCCCTGAGGGCGATTTTTATTTTACGAAAGGTGTCGAAGCCTTTCAAAAACGGAAGTTTGATATTGCAGTCAAGTGGATGAAAAAGGCAGTCGAAGCTTCACCGGAAGAACCACTGTTCCGCTGTCAGCTTTCGATTATTTATACAGAAGCAGGCGCTTATCATATGGCCAACCAAGTGCTGACCGAAGTGTTGGATGCGCACGGGGAAGAATATGTGGACTGCTATTATTTGATTGCCAACAATTATGCGCACTTAGGGCTGATGAATGATGCCATGAAAAACGCCCAGCAATACTTGGAACAAGCACCTGAAGGAGAATTCAGGCAAGAGGCCGAAGAATTGTTGCAATTTCTGGATATAGAGGAAGAGGACGAGGACTGGGATGGAATCGACGATGAGTTGTTGATTTTTCAAGAAACCGCTTTTTACCATCTGGAACGGCAGGAGTGGGACCATGCCCTGCCATTGCTCCATGAGATGATGGCATTGTTTCCGGAGCATGTGACTGCAAAGCACGAATACAGTTTTGCCTTATTCTTTTCCGGCGAGGAAACGGAAGCAATAGCGTTAGAGGAAAAATGGCTTGAACAGGAGCCGCAGTCTCTGTTTTGCCATACGAACTTAGCCGTCTTTTATTTCCAGACTGGTGAATCTGACAAAGCTGCTGCGCATATCGAAGCGTTGTTCAATGTATATCCGCTGCACAGCCAGCAAAAACTGCGTGTGGCTGTCACACTGGCAAGAACCGGCCATTATCAGGAAGCGGTACAACGGTTTAAAGCTTTGCCAAAATCTTATTTGCAAGGCCATGTATCCTATTACAAATGGTACAGCATAGCAGCTTTTCATACTGGAAATCCATCGAAAGCGTTGACTCTCTGGGAAGAAGGCTGCAAACGCCATCCTTTTCTCAGCAAGGACGAAGGCCCTTGGATACACAATCACCAATAA
- the rapZ gene encoding RNase adapter RapZ, which produces MAEKNKETQLVIITGMSGAGKTVAMQSFEDLGFYCVDNLPPALLPKFLELMKDATNNIRKVAVVMDLRGREFFDTLFDALDALAKEDAWLEEHILFLDAKDQALVSRYKETRRSHPLAPEGLPLEGIEQERSILDELRGRAHNIIDTSTLKPKDLREKIVETYAEKEQQVFSVHTVSFGFKYGLPIDADLVFDVRFLPNPHYVAHMRPLTGLNSEVSSYVFKWTDTQKFLDKVTDLLEFMMPQYKKEGKSQLVIAIGCTGGQHRSVAIAEHLAKKFSGDYVTHVSHRDIDKRKGH; this is translated from the coding sequence TTGGCAGAAAAAAATAAAGAAACACAACTCGTAATCATCACAGGGATGTCGGGTGCAGGGAAAACGGTTGCGATGCAAAGCTTTGAAGATTTGGGTTTTTATTGTGTCGATAACCTGCCGCCGGCGTTGCTGCCTAAATTTCTTGAATTAATGAAAGACGCAACGAACAATATACGAAAAGTAGCGGTAGTCATGGATCTCCGGGGCCGGGAGTTTTTTGATACGCTGTTTGATGCCTTGGATGCATTGGCAAAAGAGGACGCGTGGCTGGAGGAGCACATCCTTTTTTTGGATGCCAAAGACCAGGCGCTTGTTTCACGCTACAAGGAAACACGCCGCTCCCATCCGCTGGCGCCAGAAGGTCTGCCGTTGGAAGGAATCGAACAGGAGCGTTCGATTCTCGATGAATTGCGCGGCCGCGCGCACAATATCATCGATACATCAACATTGAAACCAAAGGATTTACGGGAAAAAATCGTTGAGACTTATGCTGAAAAAGAGCAACAGGTTTTTTCGGTCCATACCGTTTCATTTGGTTTTAAATATGGGCTTCCGATCGATGCGGATTTAGTCTTTGATGTCCGCTTTCTTCCCAACCCTCATTATGTTGCTCATATGCGACCGTTGACGGGGCTCAATTCAGAGGTTTCTTCTTATGTGTTCAAGTGGACAGATACGCAAAAGTTTCTGGATAAAGTGACGGATCTTTTGGAATTTATGATGCCGCAATACAAAAAAGAGGGCAAGAGCCAATTGGTGATCGCCATCGGCTGCACCGGAGGCCAGCATCGTTCGGTAGCAATTGCAGAGCATTTGGCGAAAAAATTCTCCGGCGATTATGTTACCCATGTCAGCCATCGAGATATCGATAAGAGAAAGGGTCATTAA
- a CDS encoding HPr family phosphocarrier protein produces the protein MKQKEMVVELEAGLQARPAAQFVQKASGFSAALFIEKDGKRVNAKSIMGLMSLAIATGEEITLIAEGSDETTAIDQLSAFINPGQAEPTV, from the coding sequence ATGAAACAAAAAGAGATGGTGGTGGAGTTGGAGGCCGGTTTACAAGCACGGCCGGCAGCACAATTTGTTCAAAAGGCAAGCGGCTTTTCTGCAGCATTGTTTATCGAGAAAGATGGCAAACGGGTCAATGCCAAAAGCATCATGGGACTCATGAGTCTGGCGATAGCGACAGGAGAGGAAATCACCCTCATCGCCGAGGGAAGCGACGAAACCACAGCAATCGATCAGCTCTCGGCATTCATCAATCCCGGGCAAGCAGAACCGACCGTATAA
- a CDS encoding acyl-CoA dehydrogenase family protein — MANFYQEDPHLSSLLKKYLPVPFYQWADRELHAFGEHCAGDIDERAIHTDREGQPRLVKYDKLGEEVSRVWVNEGYKRTVEETYNTGIVGYIHKEIPGLGRKGNYVYSFAQGYLLSHAEPGFYCPVTLTMATAYLIDHYADEELKERFLPHVLATGEIELYEGATFLTERQGGSDVGANQVRALETADGYRIYGEKYFASNAGQCGVAMVLARMEGAKEGTKGLSLFLVPWEENRKNQKLHIRRLKDKLGVRAVPSAEVEFDGAKAYLVGEAEQGFAYMVEALNLSRICNAVASLGIMKRAFLEARDYAGNRTAFGSKLKDFPMIQDTLTTLAAKQQVETSAVFAMIHRFDQLCANSDQPEEEQILLRLYIAILKKETAEQAIHFAHEALEIHGGNGYIEDFVTPRLLRDAQVLTVWEGTGNILGLEVLRLVEKYQADHLFFQEVSRRLAALPESLRVLREQLELEIKRMADWLEEVKKADREIRSYYCKEIAKKFASVFESVVALEDAAESNGRNKDVAEVFMQSTWNSGTYQTDPMTIRHFQRIVESSQHAAVSN, encoded by the coding sequence ATGGCTAATTTTTATCAGGAGGATCCGCATCTTTCCTCATTGTTGAAAAAGTATTTGCCCGTTCCATTTTATCAATGGGCGGACAGGGAGCTTCATGCTTTTGGCGAACATTGTGCCGGAGATATCGATGAACGGGCTATCCATACGGATCGGGAAGGGCAGCCACGGCTCGTGAAATACGACAAGCTGGGAGAAGAAGTTTCCCGTGTTTGGGTGAATGAAGGTTACAAGCGTACCGTGGAAGAAACCTACAACACGGGGATCGTCGGATATATCCACAAGGAAATTCCCGGTTTAGGACGAAAGGGCAACTACGTTTATTCATTTGCCCAGGGGTATTTGCTTTCCCATGCAGAACCAGGATTTTATTGTCCAGTTACGTTGACAATGGCGACAGCCTATTTGATTGATCATTATGCCGATGAGGAATTGAAGGAAAGGTTTTTGCCGCATGTACTGGCGACTGGCGAAATCGAATTATATGAAGGGGCAACATTCCTGACCGAACGGCAAGGTGGTTCAGATGTAGGGGCAAACCAAGTCCGTGCGCTCGAGACAGCTGACGGTTACCGGATTTACGGGGAAAAATATTTCGCCAGTAATGCGGGGCAATGCGGTGTCGCCATGGTATTGGCAAGAATGGAAGGCGCCAAAGAAGGAACGAAAGGACTCAGTTTGTTTTTGGTACCTTGGGAAGAAAACCGCAAGAACCAAAAGCTGCACATCCGCCGCTTGAAGGATAAGCTTGGAGTTCGCGCCGTTCCATCGGCCGAAGTCGAATTTGATGGGGCCAAAGCCTATCTTGTAGGAGAGGCAGAACAGGGGTTTGCTTACATGGTGGAAGCGTTGAATTTATCACGGATTTGCAATGCGGTAGCTTCGCTTGGAATCATGAAACGCGCCTTTTTGGAAGCGCGGGATTATGCAGGCAACCGGACAGCCTTTGGCAGTAAACTCAAGGACTTTCCAATGATCCAGGATACATTGACGACGCTTGCCGCTAAGCAACAAGTAGAGACGAGCGCAGTGTTTGCTATGATCCATCGTTTTGATCAGCTTTGTGCTAACTCGGATCAACCGGAAGAAGAGCAAATCCTGCTTCGCTTGTACATTGCGATATTGAAAAAAGAGACCGCCGAGCAGGCGATCCACTTTGCGCATGAGGCGCTGGAGATACATGGCGGGAACGGATATATCGAAGATTTTGTCACTCCCCGACTGTTGCGGGATGCCCAAGTGCTAACCGTTTGGGAAGGTACCGGAAATATATTAGGCTTGGAAGTCCTGAGACTTGTGGAAAAATATCAAGCAGACCACCTGTTTTTTCAGGAAGTAAGTCGTAGGCTCGCTGCTCTTCCGGAGAGTCTGCGGGTATTACGTGAGCAGCTGGAGCTAGAAATAAAGCGTATGGCAGATTGGTTGGAAGAAGTGAAAAAGGCAGACAGGGAAATAAGGTCGTATTATTGCAAGGAGATCGCCAAAAAGTTCGCTTCCGTCTTTGAAAGTGTCGTCGCTCTTGAAGATGCGGCTGAAAGCAATGGTCGGAACAAAGATGTGGCTGAAGTTTTCATGCAATCTACTTGGAATTCCGGCACTTATCAGACCGATCCGATGACAATCCGCCATTTTCAGCGGATTGTCGAATCAAGTCAACACGCAGCCGTGTCCAACTAA
- the trxB gene encoding thioredoxin-disulfide reductase, with protein sequence MADEKIYDVIIAGAGPAGMTAAVYTSRADLDTLMLERGIPGGQMANTEDVENYPGYDHILGPDLSTKMFDHAKKFGAEYAYGDIKEVIDGKEYKTVVAGNKEYKTRALIITTGAQYKKIGVPGEEELGGRGVSYCAVCDGAFFKNKELIVVGGGDSAVEEGVYLTRFASKVTIVHRRDELRAQKILQQRAYDNEKIDFIWDTVVKTINGKDGKVGSVTLHNQKSDEEYEHSTDGVFIYIGMVPLSGPFKSLGITNEQGYIPTNEKMETNVPGIFAAGDIREKELRQIVTATGDGSIAAQSAQAYIENLVEELKAVN encoded by the coding sequence ATGGCCGATGAAAAAATTTATGATGTGATTATCGCCGGGGCAGGTCCAGCAGGCATGACTGCCGCTGTCTATACTTCCCGGGCTGACTTAGATACATTGATGTTGGAACGTGGAATTCCTGGTGGACAAATGGCGAACACAGAGGATGTGGAAAACTATCCGGGCTATGACCATATTTTAGGGCCGGATCTTTCTACCAAAATGTTCGACCATGCGAAAAAATTCGGTGCCGAGTATGCGTATGGCGATATCAAGGAAGTCATCGACGGCAAAGAATATAAAACCGTTGTGGCAGGAAACAAAGAATATAAAACGAGAGCATTGATCATCACGACAGGTGCGCAATATAAGAAAATCGGGGTTCCGGGCGAGGAAGAGCTTGGCGGCCGCGGCGTTTCCTATTGTGCGGTATGTGATGGTGCTTTCTTTAAAAACAAAGAATTGATCGTTGTCGGCGGTGGAGACTCTGCTGTAGAAGAGGGTGTCTATTTAACCCGTTTTGCAAGCAAGGTAACCATTGTCCATCGACGTGATGAACTGCGGGCGCAAAAAATCCTGCAGCAGCGTGCCTATGACAATGAGAAGATCGACTTTATCTGGGACACTGTGGTGAAAACGATCAATGGCAAGGATGGAAAAGTGGGCAGTGTTACACTTCATAATCAAAAGTCAGATGAAGAGTATGAGCACTCCACGGATGGCGTATTTATTTATATCGGAATGGTGCCGCTGAGTGGTCCATTCAAATCGCTTGGAATTACCAACGAACAAGGATATATCCCGACCAATGAAAAAATGGAAACAAATGTGCCGGGAATCTTTGCTGCCGGAGACATTCGCGAAAAAGAGTTGCGTCAAATCGTGACAGCCACTGGTGATGGAAGTATTGCTGCTCAGTCTGCCCAGGCTTATATTGAAAACCTGGTAGAAGAATTGAAAGCCGTCAATTAA
- a CDS encoding gluconeogenesis factor YvcK family protein, whose amino-acid sequence MNKQKQPHVVVVGGGTGMPVLLRGLKDYPIDLSAIVTVADDGGSSGRLRSEMDIPAPGDIRNVIAALSDAEPMLLDLFQHRFANGNGLSGHAMGNLLLAAMTSLTGDFYNGIKEISRVLNVKGRIYPIANQNMFLHAEMEDGEIVSGESNIPLANKKIKRVFLSPEPVLPLPEAVEAIKQADLVVVAPGSLYTSTLPNMIVPQIGDALRHTKGKVTYVCNVMSQYGETSGYTAADHVQAITDHIGEGCIHSIIVHNQPIEGDVRELYAEENAAPVVYDTDRLLDMGLEIIEGDIIDHSKKMLRHDTAKVSELLYSLI is encoded by the coding sequence ATGAATAAACAGAAACAGCCACACGTAGTCGTCGTCGGAGGGGGAACCGGGATGCCTGTCCTTTTGCGGGGACTGAAGGATTATCCTATTGATTTATCGGCAATTGTAACGGTTGCGGATGATGGCGGGAGCTCGGGCCGACTTCGATCAGAAATGGACATCCCCGCACCAGGCGATATCCGGAATGTGATTGCGGCACTGTCAGATGCCGAGCCGATGCTGCTTGATTTATTTCAACATCGGTTCGCCAATGGCAATGGATTGTCCGGGCATGCGATGGGTAATCTATTATTAGCAGCGATGACTTCTTTAACAGGCGACTTTTATAATGGAATCAAAGAAATATCGCGCGTGTTGAACGTCAAAGGAAGGATCTATCCAATCGCCAACCAAAACATGTTTCTTCATGCCGAAATGGAAGATGGCGAGATTGTTTCCGGTGAATCGAACATTCCTCTCGCCAATAAAAAAATCAAGCGCGTATTTTTGAGTCCGGAGCCGGTACTGCCTTTGCCGGAAGCAGTGGAGGCGATCAAGCAGGCCGATCTGGTAGTGGTCGCACCGGGAAGCTTATATACGAGTACGCTGCCGAACATGATCGTACCTCAAATCGGGGATGCCCTGCGCCATACAAAAGGGAAGGTCACCTATGTGTGCAATGTCATGAGCCAGTATGGCGAAACGTCCGGCTATACAGCGGCCGACCACGTACAAGCGATAACAGATCATATTGGGGAAGGCTGCATTCATTCGATCATTGTCCATAACCAGCCGATAGAAGGAGACGTCCGGGAGCTGTATGCCGAGGAAAATGCCGCACCGGTTGTGTATGATACAGATCGTCTGCTTGATATGGGCTTGGAAATCATTGAAGGCGACATTATTGACCATTCTAAAAAAATGCTGCGCCATGATACGGCTAAAGTATCTGAATTGTTATATTCCTTGATTTAA
- a CDS encoding MerR family transcriptional regulator produces the protein MGERTYTISELAADFQVTPRTIRYYEEIGLLQPKRTDSGRRLFTSREKTRLRLVFRGKKYGFQLEEIKEMIQLFDKDPSGKQQLLKTIEYGNNKIEEVSKRIAELEAVKEEMETLVEEFRQKLTE, from the coding sequence ATGGGGGAAAGAACGTACACGATATCTGAGCTTGCCGCTGATTTTCAGGTCACCCCGAGAACGATCCGCTATTATGAAGAAATCGGTTTGCTTCAGCCCAAGCGGACAGATAGCGGCAGGAGGCTATTCACAAGCAGGGAAAAAACCAGGCTTCGCCTCGTGTTCCGTGGCAAGAAGTATGGTTTTCAACTGGAGGAAATAAAGGAAATGATTCAGTTGTTCGACAAGGATCCAAGCGGCAAACAGCAACTGCTGAAAACGATCGAGTATGGCAATAACAAAATCGAGGAGGTATCGAAACGGATAGCCGAATTGGAAGCTGTCAAAGAGGAGATGGAAACCCTGGTAGAGGAGTTCCGACAAAAACTCACTGAATAA
- a CDS encoding 8-oxo-dGTP diphosphatase produces MRRVTTSILRDDDKLLMLQKPRRGWYAMPGGKMEQGETIKEAAVREYKEETGLTLYNPRLGGVFTFVIKEDDKVVDEWMMFTFFSKEYAGEMTEDCREGTLEWVPVDEAIQKPMADGDRFIINHLLTSSEVQYGTFTYTSDYALIDYRLDPPGP; encoded by the coding sequence ATGCGTCGAGTCACAACGAGTATCCTGCGGGATGATGATAAACTGTTAATGCTGCAAAAGCCAAGAAGAGGCTGGTATGCAATGCCCGGAGGCAAAATGGAGCAAGGGGAAACAATCAAAGAAGCAGCAGTTAGAGAATACAAAGAAGAAACAGGTCTGACATTGTACAACCCGCGTTTAGGCGGAGTGTTCACCTTCGTTATCAAAGAAGATGACAAGGTTGTCGATGAATGGATGATGTTTACTTTTTTCAGTAAGGAATACGCTGGAGAAATGACCGAAGACTGCCGGGAAGGAACGCTGGAATGGGTTCCCGTCGATGAGGCAATTCAGAAACCGATGGCAGATGGAGATCGTTTTATCATCAATCACCTCCTCACCAGCAGCGAGGTACAATATGGCACATTTACTTATACAAGCGATTATGCATTAATCGATTATCGATTAGATCCGCCGGGCCCATAA